TGCCTTTGCAACAGGTGTAAAACTGGCAAATCCAAATCTAAAAGTAATTGTGATTATGGGTGATGGAGATGCCGTTGCCATAGGAGGTAACCATTTTATCCATTCAGCAAGAAGGAACATAGACCTCACTGCTATAATCTTAAATAATAGTGTCTATGGTATGACAGGCGGACAGTATTCACCTGCAACACCTTATGGTATGAAAACCACCACATCCCCTGTCTTTCACGTAGAGCAGGCATTTAATATAGCAGAACTGGCTGTTACAGCCGGCGCCCCCTTTGTTGGTAGAGGCACAGTATATCATGCCAGACTTCTTGACAGTCTTATGGAAAAGGCATTTATAAAAAAAGGCTTTGCTGTTGTGGAGGTCATATCCCATTGTCATACACAGTTTGGGAAATTAAATAAAATGGGTTCTGCTGTGGAGATGATGGAATGGCAGAGAGACCATGCTGTGACTGTGGAGAAGGCAGCCCAGATGAAGGATGAGGAATTAAAGGATAAATTCAGGATCGGTATCCTTGTAGATAAAGAATTGCCTGCTTATCTGGATCAATATGAAAACATAAGACAGCAGGCAAAGGCAAAAGAGATAAAATAAATAAAAAAAAGGCAAAATCATGGGTTTTAGATATGATATAAGATTGAGTGGCTCAGGGGGTCAAGGCATAATACTTATGGGTATTATCCTTGCCGAGGCAGCAGGTATCTATGATGGAAGGTTTGTTGCTCAGACACAGAGTTATGGACCTGAGGCAAGAGGAGGGTCAAGCAAGGCAGAGGTGGTAATAAGCGACACAGAGATCGATTATCCTAAGGCCATGAAACTGGATGTGCTTCTTGCCATGAATCAGAAGTCCTGCGACGACTATTATATGGATCTTAAACCCGAAGGCATATTGATTGTAGATTCTACTTTTGTTAAGCAGATACCTATACAAAGGGCATTTCAGGTACCATTTACAAAGATTGCCAGGGAGAGATTCGGAAAAGAGATGGTATCAAACATCATAGCCCTTGGTGCTATCACAAAATTGACAGAATTGGTATCTCCAAAAGCAATGGAAAAGGCAGTCCTTGCCAGGGTTCCAAAAGGGACTGAAAAACTAAACCGTGACGCACTAAGTGCAGGGATGGCAGCTGCGGTCAAGACAAAGAAAAACATCTTACCGTTTATTAGAAGTGAGCGGGAAGATGAAGATACATGAGTATCAGGCAAAAAACCTCTTAAAAGAATATCATATTAATATCCCTAAAGGTAGAAAGGCTAAAGATCTACAGGAAGCACTGGATATTTGGGAAGAAATGGGGGATGTTCCCCTTGTTGTAAAGGCTCAGGTTCACTCTGGAGGTAGGGGTAGGGCAGGGGGAGTAAAACTTGTCCAATCAAAAGAAGAATTTATAACCTATGTTTCAAATCTCATCGGTTCACGATTATATACAGAACAGACAGGGGATGAAGGTAGGCCTATAGATAGCGTGCTAATTGAAGAAGCACTAAATATTAAAAAAGAACTTTATCTTGGGTTTGCCATTGATAGAAAAAATGCCTGTGTGTCCATGATAGTGAGTGCAGAGGGTGGTGTAGATATAGAAAAGGTAGCTGCCCACTCACCGGACAAGGTAATTGTTCAAGATATAGAGCCACTTTTGGCATTGAGGGATTTTCAGGTTATAAGAGCACTTTTATTGGCAGGTATAGAATTAAGATATGCAAGGATGATTACACCGATAGCAAAGTCACTATACAGGCTTTTCATGGACAAAGATTGCTCCCTTGCAGAAATAAATCCCCTTGTGATAACAAAAGGGGATGAGATTCTTGCACTCGATGCCAAGATGAACTTTGATGATAATGCCCTTTTTAGGCATCCTGACATACAGTCTCTGAGGGATCTAAACCAGGAGAATCCCTTTGAAGTAGAGGCATCAAAGCACAACCTCAATTATATAAAACTAAAGGGAAATGTGGGTTGTATGGTAAACGGTGCAGGCCTTGCCATGGCAACCATGGATTTAATAAAACTTGTAGGTGCTGAGCCTGCCAATTTTCTTGATGTGGGTGGCGGTGCCACATCCAAGATGATAGAAGAAGGCTTGAAGATCCTGGTCTCTGATAGGGATGTGAAGGTGATATTTATAAATATATTCGGTGGCATACTCCGCTGCGATACCCTTGCAAGGGGCGTTGTGGATGCAGCAAAGCAACTGAATATCGAACTGCCCATCATTATAAGGCTTGAAGGGACAAATGTAGATGAAGGCAGAAGGATACTTGATGGCTCAGGGCTTACCTTCATTGTAGCCAGGGATATGGGTGAGGCAGCAATAAAGGTTGCCCAGACACTGGGAATCCATAAGGACAAGACATGAGCATAATAATAGATGAGAATACAAAGGTCCTTGTGCAGGGCATAACAGGTAATGAAGGTGCATTCCATACCCGTCAGATGATCGATTACGGGACAAAGATTGTGGCTGGTGTCACCCCTGGTAAAGGCGGCACCTCTTTTGAAGGTATTCCAGTATATAATAGTGTTTATGATGCAATAAGGGAACATTCTATTGATGCCACTGCAATATTTGTTCCCCCTGCCTTTGCTGCCGATGCCATAATAGAGGCTGCTGAATCAGGGATCAAGACTATAGTATGTCTTACCGAGGGCATTCCTACCCTTGATATGATTACGGCATATCATTATTTAAAATCAAAGGCTGTATGGCTCATTGGACCGAATACGCCGGGCATTATATCTCCTGGTAAATGTAAGATAGGTGTTATGGCAGGTTATATCCATAAAAAGGGTTCTGTGGGCATAATTTCCAGGAGCGGAACCCTTACATATGAAGTAGTTTACCAGCTCTCTAAGATAGGCCTTGGACAGTCTACATGCATAGGAATAGGCGGTGACCCTATAGTAGGGTTAAAATATATGGACCTACTCGGTATGTTTGAGTATGAT
This DNA window, taken from Syntrophorhabdaceae bacterium, encodes the following:
- a CDS encoding 2-oxoacid:ferredoxin oxidoreductase subunit beta, which gives rise to MAEVTKLIHKYLRHDKKFPHVWCPGCGIGIMLGALIRAIDKCGFTKDEVVLVSGIGCTGRLPVYVDFNTLHTTHGRALAFATGVKLANPNLKVIVIMGDGDAVAIGGNHFIHSARRNIDLTAIILNNSVYGMTGGQYSPATPYGMKTTTSPVFHVEQAFNIAELAVTAGAPFVGRGTVYHARLLDSLMEKAFIKKGFAVVEVISHCHTQFGKLNKMGSAVEMMEWQRDHAVTVEKAAQMKDEELKDKFRIGILVDKELPAYLDQYENIRQQAKAKEIK
- a CDS encoding 2-oxoacid:acceptor oxidoreductase family protein, producing the protein MGFRYDIRLSGSGGQGIILMGIILAEAAGIYDGRFVAQTQSYGPEARGGSSKAEVVISDTEIDYPKAMKLDVLLAMNQKSCDDYYMDLKPEGILIVDSTFVKQIPIQRAFQVPFTKIARERFGKEMVSNIIALGAITKLTELVSPKAMEKAVLARVPKGTEKLNRDALSAGMAAAVKTKKNILPFIRSEREDEDT
- the sucC gene encoding ADP-forming succinate--CoA ligase subunit beta, with translation MKIHEYQAKNLLKEYHINIPKGRKAKDLQEALDIWEEMGDVPLVVKAQVHSGGRGRAGGVKLVQSKEEFITYVSNLIGSRLYTEQTGDEGRPIDSVLIEEALNIKKELYLGFAIDRKNACVSMIVSAEGGVDIEKVAAHSPDKVIVQDIEPLLALRDFQVIRALLLAGIELRYARMITPIAKSLYRLFMDKDCSLAEINPLVITKGDEILALDAKMNFDDNALFRHPDIQSLRDLNQENPFEVEASKHNLNYIKLKGNVGCMVNGAGLAMATMDLIKLVGAEPANFLDVGGGATSKMIEEGLKILVSDRDVKVIFINIFGGILRCDTLARGVVDAAKQLNIELPIIIRLEGTNVDEGRRILDGSGLTFIVARDMGEAAIKVAQTLGIHKDKT
- the sucD gene encoding succinate--CoA ligase subunit alpha; protein product: MSIIIDENTKVLVQGITGNEGAFHTRQMIDYGTKIVAGVTPGKGGTSFEGIPVYNSVYDAIREHSIDATAIFVPPAFAADAIIEAAESGIKTIVCLTEGIPTLDMITAYHYLKSKAVWLIGPNTPGIISPGKCKIGVMAGYIHKKGSVGIISRSGTLTYEVVYQLSKIGLGQSTCIGIGGDPIVGLKYMDLLGMFEYDTETDVVVMIGEIGGSAEEDAVLYYREKMKKPLVAFIAGVTAPEGRRMGHAGAIISGGKGDAKTKIKVLKEAGVFVVQNPAEIGQAVLDAKQGRV